In the Cytophagia bacterium CHB2 genome, CGCGCACCAGTTTATGCCTCACCACGTCCTTGTCATCCAGATAAACGAACGCAATGCCTTCGATGCCGTTCAGGATTTCGCGAATTTGCACCAGGCCGGATTCGGTCGAGCTGGGCAAGTCGATCTGTGTAATATCTCCGGTGATAATCGCTTTGGAATTGATGCCGAGGCGGGTCAAAAACATTTTCATTTGCGAGGGCGTGGTGTTTTGCGCCTCATCGAGAATGACAAAGGCATTGTGCAGCGTGCGGCCGCGCATGTAGGCCAGCGGCACGATTTCAATAACATCCGTTTCCAAATAACGCCGCAGCTTTTCCGCCGGGATCATATCGTTCAACGCGTCATACAACGGGCGCAGGTAGGGATCGACTTTTTCACGCAAATCGCCGGGCAAAAACCCCAGGCTTTCACCGGCCTCCACGGCCGGGCGCGCCAGCACGATGCGATCGACTTGGCGATCGCGCAAATGCGCAACAGCGATTGCAACGGCCAGGTAGGTTTTTCCCGTGCCGGCAGGCCCGATAACGAATACGATGTCGTTTTTCTGCGTGGCTTGATAAAATTCATGCTGCCCGGCGGTACGCGGCTTGATGGCGGCGGTCTTGGTGTAAACAATGGCCGGCAGGTTGTTGCCTGCTTGCGGGGCGGGTGTTTGCGAGGCTTCACCGCGCTTCACAAGTTGCACCACGGTTTCAATGTCTGCGTCGCGCAGCTCGCCGTTGCGATTGAGCATCAAAATCAACTCGGTGAAAATGCGTTCGATATTCTTAAGTTCCTTCTCCTCGCCTTTGAGAATGATTTCACTGCCGCGCACGGTGATGCGGGCGTCGAAGTTGCTGGCAATTTCCTTGAGATGGCGGTCACCTTGTCCCAGCAACAACAGCGGATCCGCGCCGCGAATCGAAATCCTTTGTTCGGAAATATTTTGCTCCAAAACGAAATCCTTTGTGTAAATCCACGCGAGCCTGAAAAAGAAAAAGCAGGTCACAAGTTTTGGCTCGCAAAACTCATGACCTGCTTGTTAGCACAACGGAATGAGCAAGTTATCGGGGAATGCGCAAAACCGTATAGGGGTAGAGTTTGCTGGCATCGTCACCGATGATGTCTTTATTCGCTTCATACAACCGGCGCCACATGGAAGGATCGCCCAAACCCTTCGCGATTTTGCCGAGAAAGTCGCCCTTGGCAACCAAATATTCATCCGGGCCGACTTCGCGCTGAATCTTGAAGGTTTGATTGGGATAAATCAAATCGGGATCCTTGATCTGATCACGATTGTAGGAGTAGATTCTCATCCATTGATAGGGATCGCCGTAAATGTCCTGCTTGCCGGAAATGCGCCAGAGATAGTCGCCGCGCTGGACATTGTACTCGCTGTAAATCGCCTTGGGCATGCGTGAGCGCAGTTGCGTCAGCTTGCCTTCGATACGCGCGATGTTGTCTTGCATCTCGGAGAGCACCGAAATCTTGCTCTTCTTCATCTCGTCGAGACGGGCTTGCAGCGCATCGATCTCGGCGCGGCGCTTGAACAACTCTTCCGGCGAGAGGGCCATGAGGCCGTCAACTTCGGCTTCGAGGCTTTTCAGATCATTACGATAGGCGTCGACGCCGGCGCGGTCCGTGCCGATCATCGCATAAATATCATCCCATTCTTTCGTAATCTGCTGATCGAGGCTTGCCAATTCCGCTTTTAACGCGGCAATTTCAGCATCGACTTGCGGAATTGCCGCTTTGGCGTCCGCTTCTCTCTTTTGCCATTCCGCTAGTTGTTGGCGATATTCATCCATCGACATTTTTTCTTGGGCAACGGCGGGGCTGGAGAGCGCCGCGAGCAGAAGGCCGAAAGAGAGGATAAACAAAATCTTTGAGAATGCTTTCATCATTCCCCTCCTCAGGGTTGATTGTGTGATTCGCATCGTTCGTGTTTCCCTAGTCTGTTGGTTGATCTTCATGCGAGCCGGCTCAGTTTTGCATCTGGCTCAGACGGGTGGAAACGGTGTTCTTTTCTTGCTGAGCTTTCGCCAATTCGGCCTTTTTTTGCTCAACTTGCCTTTGCAGATCATCACGCTCTTTACGTTTTTGCGCCAGCAGCTCTTCTGCCGCCAACGCCGCCTTCTTCTGCTCCTCCAGGGCTAGCAGTTCTTTCTCGTTGGGATGCTTTGAACAAGCGACCATGCCAAGCGAGAAGGAAAGTGTAGCGACGAGCATGCCCTTCGTCATGTACGACTTGAGCGATTTTCTCATGAGCCTAACACCTCCGTCTTAGAGTTTGCCACCAGTGAATTACCTCGGTTATCTAAAATCTTGTTGCAGTTCGTGATGCGTTATAAAATTGCCTGCTAAACGATTGTTACAATTGCCGCGAATAATATAAAAAAATGCCCTGATTGTCAAGCGAAAAATCCCTTGCGCCCTCACGTAAGCGGATGTTCACATGCAAAAAGCAGCATAGCGGCCGCTTTGTCACGCATTAAAAGCGCGTGCCAAGATAATGCGGCAGCATCCGTCGCCATGTCGGCCAATCGTGCCTCATGTCGTGTCCCCAAATGTCCAGGTAATGCGGAATCCCCTTGGCGGCCAATAAACTTGCCAGTTCGCGTGAACGATCCGGCGCCTCATATGGGCCTTGACCGCTCAAAATGTAGATATGCTGCTTTTCACGCAGCAACGACAAGTAACGATCGTCATGCAAACCGGGCAAATAATCCATCGGGCTGTTAAAATAACAATTGTCGTCGTAATAGCCATGAGTGTAGTACTTCAAATCATAGATGCCGCTCATCGCGATCATGCCGTCGAGCAAATCCGGCCGTTTGAACAGCAAGTTGGCGGAATGAAATGCTCCGACGCTTGCGCCCGTGGCAATCGTCATCACGCGGCCATGACAATGGCTATGAATAAAGGGAATGACTTCATTGAACACGTAGTCATTGAATTGCTGATGCCGGAGGGCCTTGTAGTGAGGAGGGATGCTGTCATTGAACCAACTTTCATTATTCACTGTGTTGATGGAAAAAACTTTGACTTTGCCGGCATTGACAAAATCTGCGATGGCATCGATCAGATGAAACCGTTCATATTCCAGAAAATCCGCGGCCGCGGTCGGAATCATCAGCAGCGCAAAGCCGTAATGCCCATAAACCGCCAAATCCATGTGCTTGTTTAACGTGGGACTCCACCAACCGTGAATCTCTCGGTTCATTCCTTTCTCCTCAGTGTCATTCGAATAACGCGCGGCAAACCGCCGGGACGCGGCTGCCATCACAAACAAAAATCTGAGCGTCAATATATACTTTTTCCGCCTGAAGTCAAGCGCCGTCTCGCGGGGCATTTTGTCTGCCTGTGAATTTCTGCTTGACAAAGCTTTCTTTGAATTTGTACCATGCACCTGACACGTCACGCAGTTCTTCCCACACGTTAAGAGATCGGTTCACAGATGCTTAAAAAGTATTTCTTTCTCCCGCTCATCGCCTCTCATTTGATTATGTCTTGCGGCAGCCCTCGCCTGGTGCTGCGCGAATGGACCGATCTTCCGCGCGAGCATTACACCATTCCGCCCTATGCGCAACATCTTGCGCCCTTCAAAATCGCGCTCGATCCCGGGCACGGCGGCTTGAGCCATTTGCCCGGCTACAAACGCGGGCCGTCCGGCAAGGAAGAGGCGGTGATGAATCTCAATGTCGCGTTTGCGCTCAAAGAATTCCTCGAAGCCGCGGGCGCAACCGTGGTGCTGACGCGCAGCGACGATCGTTTGGTTTCGTTGCAGGAACGCGCCACAATTGCAGAGCGCGGGGGTTGTGACTTCATGATCTCTTTGCATCACAATGCTGCGGAGAATCCGCAAGTCAATTATGCGTCGGTTTACTATCATCTTTATCCCGACTATTCGCCGGCAAGCATGGATTTGGGTCGGCATATTTATTTTGGGCTGGTGGAAGCATTACGCCTGCCGCAAGTTGCCAACGAGGGCTTGTTGAG is a window encoding:
- a CDS encoding PhoH family protein, which encodes MSEQRISIRGADPLLLLGQGDRHLKEIASNFDARITVRGSEIILKGEEKELKNIERIFTELILMLNRNGELRDADIETVVQLVKRGEASQTPAPQAGNNLPAIVYTKTAAIKPRTAGQHEFYQATQKNDIVFVIGPAGTGKTYLAVAIAVAHLRDRQVDRIVLARPAVEAGESLGFLPGDLREKVDPYLRPLYDALNDMIPAEKLRRYLETDVIEIVPLAYMRGRTLHNAFVILDEAQNTTPSQMKMFLTRLGINSKAIITGDITQIDLPSSTESGLVQIREILNGIEGIAFVYLDDKDVVRHKLVRDIIKAYDQYQR
- a CDS encoding LysM peptidoglycan-binding domain-containing protein, whose translation is MKAFSKILFILSFGLLLAALSSPAVAQEKMSMDEYRQQLAEWQKREADAKAAIPQVDAEIAALKAELASLDQQITKEWDDIYAMIGTDRAGVDAYRNDLKSLEAEVDGLMALSPEELFKRRAEIDALQARLDEMKKSKISVLSEMQDNIARIEGKLTQLRSRMPKAIYSEYNVQRGDYLWRISGKQDIYGDPYQWMRIYSYNRDQIKDPDLIYPNQTFKIQREVGPDEYLVAKGDFLGKIAKGLGDPSMWRRLYEANKDIIGDDASKLYPYTVLRIPR
- a CDS encoding esterase; amino-acid sequence: MNREIHGWWSPTLNKHMDLAVYGHYGFALLMIPTAAADFLEYERFHLIDAIADFVNAGKVKVFSINTVNNESWFNDSIPPHYKALRHQQFNDYVFNEVIPFIHSHCHGRVMTIATGASVGAFHSANLLFKRPDLLDGMIAMSGIYDLKYYTHGYYDDNCYFNSPMDYLPGLHDDRYLSLLREKQHIYILSGQGPYEAPDRSRELASLLAAKGIPHYLDIWGHDMRHDWPTWRRMLPHYLGTRF